In the Lentisphaerota bacterium genome, one interval contains:
- a CDS encoding beta-glucosidase, with amino-acid sequence MATKRPPVKPTDPLPFRDPVLSLDARVTDLLDRMTPAEKVGQMCQWPVFGDLREAVVAKGLGSILCGVDEDADELQRLACEQTRLGIPLLVAIDAIHGHSMQHNATIFPSALALACAWDEALCQRVARATAREMAYTCCAWTFSPVLCLPRDLRWGRVDETFGEDPYLIGLFGAAMVRGYQGDDLAHPESVAACAKHYAGYGDTQGGREASESDHSERKMRSLFLPPFAEAAKAGCATYMTAYQVIDGTPCTCNPWLLRTVLRHEWRSDALVVTDWANVSRMIREQFVAADFDEATTRAVHAGNDMIMTTPEFYEAALRGLESGAIPAALVDEAVARILRLKFRLGLFENPRRMDKAKAKAVIGCNAHRALALQAAEESAVLLKNTGILPLRRDITRTIAVIGPNADNDLEQLGDWSLGAGQGQGRMRKHDRAITKTLLDGLIAQFGADAEVRYAAGCGVREPGLHKIAQAVRLAEASDVVVLALGDQLHCTGECKSTATLELQGGQKALVEALAATGTPLVVVFIASKPLAIPEVDAKADAVLCAFNPGMEGGVALAKIIAGSVAPQGRLTLSFPCHVGQQPVFYNQTAGAHHQDYPDLPGKGFFGLYPFGFGLTYTTFGYYGTEVSQASYAPGETVRLSVEVRNTGDRDGVETVQVYMRDVVSSVTWPRKNLVAFRKVALKSGESRRITFEIPGERFAILNARCERVVEPGAFELLVGGSSKDSDLKTVRFMIGAHT; translated from the coding sequence ATGGCAACCAAGCGACCCCCCGTAAAACCCACCGATCCCCTCCCCTTCCGAGATCCTGTCCTCTCCCTCGACGCTCGGGTGACCGACTTGTTGGACCGCATGACCCCTGCTGAGAAAGTAGGCCAGATGTGCCAGTGGCCGGTGTTCGGTGACCTGCGCGAGGCCGTGGTCGCCAAGGGGCTCGGAAGCATCCTCTGCGGCGTGGACGAGGATGCCGACGAGCTGCAGCGTCTGGCGTGCGAGCAGACTCGCCTCGGCATCCCGCTGCTGGTGGCGATCGACGCCATCCACGGCCACTCGATGCAGCACAACGCCACGATTTTCCCCAGCGCATTGGCGCTCGCTTGCGCCTGGGACGAAGCATTGTGCCAGCGCGTGGCTCGCGCCACGGCCCGGGAGATGGCCTATACCTGCTGCGCCTGGACCTTCAGCCCAGTTCTCTGCCTGCCGCGCGACCTCCGCTGGGGACGCGTCGACGAGACTTTCGGCGAGGATCCCTATCTGATCGGGCTTTTCGGCGCGGCCATGGTCCGCGGCTACCAGGGCGACGACCTGGCGCACCCGGAGTCGGTCGCGGCCTGCGCCAAGCACTACGCCGGCTACGGCGACACCCAGGGCGGCCGTGAGGCGTCGGAGTCGGACCACTCCGAGCGCAAGATGCGCAGCCTCTTCCTGCCGCCGTTCGCCGAGGCCGCCAAGGCCGGCTGCGCCACCTACATGACCGCCTATCAGGTGATCGACGGCACCCCCTGCACCTGCAACCCGTGGCTGCTGCGCACGGTTCTGCGCCACGAGTGGCGCTCCGACGCGCTGGTCGTGACCGACTGGGCCAACGTCAGCCGCATGATCCGGGAGCAGTTCGTCGCCGCCGATTTCGACGAGGCCACGACCCGCGCCGTCCACGCCGGTAATGACATGATCATGACGACTCCAGAGTTCTACGAGGCGGCACTGCGCGGGCTGGAGTCCGGCGCGATCCCGGCGGCGCTCGTCGACGAGGCGGTCGCCCGCATCCTCCGCCTGAAGTTCAGGCTGGGCCTTTTCGAGAATCCCCGCCGCATGGACAAGGCCAAGGCCAAGGCCGTGATCGGCTGCAACGCTCACCGCGCCCTCGCCCTGCAGGCCGCCGAGGAGTCGGCCGTGCTGCTCAAGAACACCGGCATCCTGCCATTGCGGCGCGACATCACCCGCACCATCGCTGTGATCGGGCCCAACGCCGACAACGACCTCGAACAACTGGGCGACTGGTCGCTCGGCGCGGGCCAGGGCCAGGGCCGGATGCGCAAGCACGACCGCGCTATAACCAAGACGCTGCTGGACGGCCTCATCGCCCAGTTCGGTGCCGATGCCGAAGTTCGCTACGCGGCCGGTTGCGGCGTCCGCGAGCCGGGCCTGCACAAGATCGCCCAAGCCGTGCGCCTGGCGGAGGCGTCCGACGTGGTGGTGCTCGCCTTGGGCGACCAGTTGCACTGCACGGGCGAATGCAAGAGCACAGCGACGCTCGAACTCCAAGGTGGCCAGAAGGCGCTCGTCGAGGCCTTGGCCGCGACCGGCACGCCGCTGGTGGTGGTCTTCATCGCCTCCAAGCCGCTGGCCATCCCCGAGGTCGACGCCAAAGCCGACGCCGTCCTGTGTGCCTTCAACCCCGGGATGGAGGGCGGCGTGGCGCTTGCCAAGATCATCGCCGGCAGCGTCGCCCCGCAGGGCCGCCTGACCCTCTCCTTCCCCTGCCACGTCGGCCAGCAGCCGGTCTTCTATAACCAGACGGCGGGCGCGCACCACCAGGACTACCCCGACCTCCCCGGGAAGGGGTTCTTCGGACTCTACCCCTTCGGCTTCGGCCTCACGTACACCACCTTCGGCTACTACGGCACGGAAGTCTCACAGGCGTCCTACGCGCCCGGCGAGACGGTCAGACTCTCCGTCGAGGTCCGCAACACCGGTGATCGCGACGGCGTCGAGACGGTGCAGGTCTATATGCGCGACGTGGTCTCCTCCGTGACCTGGCCGCGCAAGAATCTGGTCGCCTTCCGTAAGGTCGCCCTGAAGTCGGGCGAGAGCAGGCGCATCACCTTCGAGATCCCCGGCGAGCGCTTTGCCATCCTCAACGCTCGCTGCGAACGGGTCGTCGAGCCTGGTGCTTTCGAACTCCTCGTCGGCGGCAGCTCCAAAGACAGCGATCTGAAAACCGTCCGCTTCATGATCGGCGCCCACACGTAG
- the tnpB gene encoding IS66 family insertion sequence element accessory protein TnpB, with protein sequence MLNVTGGLKVYLAVEPADMRKGFGGLYALASEKMREDPRQGALFVFTNRDRNRVKLLHFDGTGLWVCVKRLEKGTFSWPAGVDVENGKLRLGAEALALLLDGVDLKGARMRPWYQRE encoded by the coding sequence ATGCTGAACGTCACGGGCGGGCTCAAGGTCTATCTGGCGGTCGAGCCGGCGGACATGCGAAAAGGTTTCGGCGGGCTGTACGCGCTGGCGTCGGAGAAGATGAGGGAGGACCCACGTCAGGGGGCGCTGTTCGTCTTCACGAACAGGGACAGGAACCGGGTCAAGCTGCTGCACTTCGACGGCACCGGCCTGTGGGTCTGCGTCAAGCGGCTTGAGAAGGGCACGTTCTCCTGGCCGGCCGGGGTGGACGTCGAAAACGGCAAGCTGAGGCTGGGGGCCGAGGCTTTGGCGCTGCTCTTGGACGGGGTGGATCTCAAGGGCGCGAGGATGAGGCCGTGGTATCAGCGTGAATGA
- a CDS encoding IS66 family transposase has protein sequence MKDETITLSKEEYGKLLELARLLAVLVTENGRLVSENERLGAENKLLRDKVDLLIRRVFGSSSEKLDSNQMLLELGAGEEPGFDEEPAAGEDAVPAPRKKRTAKRDRLPDDLPEERTVIDPPEVTACPEEWRLIGSEETVKLDVEPMRFKKVVIERRKYVRRAGGGAPIVAPAPEQLIPGSFASASLLAHINTGKFADHQPLYRQEQIYAREGILLSRKTMCVWVWRTANWLRVIYEQLRLEVLEADYLQVDETPVGYICPGHGKTKKGYLWVYLAPGRGVYFEWHAGRGAKCLEDMLGCFDGTVQTDGYIAYESHNKARPEGGKLKLGNCWAHARRGFHKAQDESALAKAVLTDIQSLYRVEAELRESGADAQQREARRRAESAPMLTALKSKLEAQRPHHLPQSLTGKAISYALDRWEGLTMYVGNGEMEIDNNLVENAIRPSAIGKKNWLFFGSESGGWQNAVMYTVVQNCKMHGINPEEYLKDVLSRLPHIKADEARKLTPAKWLAARTSASRIA, from the coding sequence GTGAAAGATGAGACCATCACACTATCGAAAGAAGAGTACGGGAAGCTGCTTGAGCTCGCCCGCCTACTCGCGGTCCTCGTCACTGAAAACGGGCGGCTCGTCTCCGAAAACGAACGGCTCGGGGCGGAGAACAAGCTTCTGCGCGACAAGGTCGACCTGCTCATCAGGCGCGTGTTCGGCAGCTCCAGCGAGAAGCTTGACTCCAACCAGATGCTGCTGGAGTTGGGCGCTGGCGAGGAGCCGGGCTTCGACGAGGAGCCCGCCGCAGGAGAGGACGCGGTGCCCGCCCCCAGGAAAAAGCGCACGGCCAAACGGGACCGCCTGCCCGACGATCTGCCGGAAGAGCGGACCGTCATCGACCCGCCTGAGGTCACGGCCTGCCCGGAAGAGTGGCGCCTGATCGGTTCCGAGGAGACCGTTAAACTCGACGTCGAGCCGATGCGCTTCAAGAAGGTCGTCATCGAGCGCCGCAAATACGTGCGCCGGGCCGGTGGCGGAGCGCCCATCGTCGCGCCCGCCCCCGAACAGCTCATCCCCGGCAGCTTCGCCTCCGCGTCGCTGCTCGCCCATATCAACACCGGCAAGTTCGCCGACCACCAGCCGCTGTACCGGCAGGAGCAGATCTACGCTCGGGAAGGTATCCTCCTTTCGCGCAAGACGATGTGCGTCTGGGTCTGGAGGACGGCGAACTGGCTGCGGGTCATTTACGAACAGCTTCGGCTGGAGGTCCTGGAGGCAGATTACCTTCAGGTCGACGAAACCCCGGTCGGATATATCTGCCCGGGGCACGGTAAAACCAAGAAAGGCTACCTCTGGGTCTATCTGGCCCCGGGCCGGGGCGTGTACTTCGAGTGGCACGCGGGCCGCGGCGCGAAATGCCTTGAGGACATGCTCGGCTGCTTCGACGGGACCGTTCAGACCGACGGCTACATCGCGTACGAGAGCCACAACAAGGCGCGCCCAGAGGGCGGCAAGCTCAAGCTCGGCAACTGCTGGGCGCACGCCCGCCGCGGCTTCCACAAGGCGCAGGACGAGTCGGCCCTCGCCAAGGCCGTGCTCACGGACATCCAGTCGCTTTACAGGGTCGAGGCGGAACTGAGGGAATCCGGGGCCGACGCGCAACAGCGCGAAGCCCGGCGCAGGGCCGAAAGCGCGCCCATGCTCACCGCGCTGAAAAGCAAGCTCGAAGCCCAGCGCCCGCACCACCTCCCCCAAAGCCTGACCGGCAAAGCGATCTCCTACGCGCTGGACCGCTGGGAAGGACTAACGATGTATGTCGGCAACGGGGAAATGGAGATCGACAACAACCTCGTCGAGAACGCGATCCGGCCCAGCGCGATCGGAAAAAAGAACTGGCTGTTCTTCGGCTCCGAAAGCGGCGGCTGGCAGAACGCCGTGATGTACACGGTCGTTCAGAACTGCAAGATGCACGGGATCAACCCTGAAGAGTACCTCAAGGACGTGCTCAGTCGCCTGCCGCACATCAAGGCCGACGAGGCTCGAAAACTCACCCCGGCTAAGTGGCTGGCGGCGCGGACGTCGGCATCACGTATCGCCTGA